In the genome of Streptomyces sp. NBC_00433, the window CGTCCCTGCTGGAGCAGTTCGCGGCGCCACGCCAGCAGCTGCACGGCACCGACCTGGCCGAACTGCCGGTGCACATCACCGAGTTCAACTCCTCCTACCGTCCCGACAACCACATTCACGACACCGCGCTGCACGCCGCCTACCTGGCACCGGTGCTCGCGGCCGGCGGCGACCTGGTCGACTCCTTCTCCTACTGGACCTTCAGCGACGTGTTCGAGGAGGTCGGCATCCCCACCGCCCTCTTCCACGGCGGCTTCGGCCTGCTGACGCACCGCCAGATCAAGAAGCCGACCTACCACCTCTACGCCTTCATGGCCCGCCTGGGCGACACCGTGCTGGCCCGCGGCGACGACCACCTGGTCACCCGCCACCCCGACGGCCGGATCGCCGTCCTGGCCTGGGCCCCCGTCGACGTCACCGGGGGCGAGGGCGTCGGCACGCACACCGTGCGGCTGTCCGTCCCGGTCGGCGGCCCCGGCGACTCGGCCGTCTACGCCCAGCGTTCCTCCGTCGCCGAGGACGCGGGCAACGCGTATGCCGCCTGGTGCGAGATGGGGCGCCCCGCCTCGCCCTCCCGGCGCGCGCTCGACGCGCTGCGGGAGGCCGCGGAGCCGGCCCGCAGCCACCACTCGCTGCCGGTCGCCGGCGGCCGGGCCGACTGCGACCTGGTGCTCGGCCGGCACGAGGTCACGCTGCTCGAACTGACACCCGTCCACGACGAGACCCCGCCGTGGTGGGACGAGAGCCGGCTGCTCGGCCTGACCCCGCGCCCGGCCGAGCCCGTCTGAGTGCCCGCGGGGCGCGGGCGGCCCCGACCTGCTGACCGGTGAACGCATCGTGCCGGGCCGTCCCTTCGGCCCGGACGCCTACGGGGTGCGGGTGCTGCGCGAGAACGACTGAACCCGCGCCCTGACCCAGGACGCCGCCGCTCCTCGTCCGGAGGGCGGCGGCGTCCGCCGTTTCGCACCGCCCGCTACGGGATGCGCCGCCCGTGTGCGTCCGGCACGCCGGACTTCCGCAGGAAGTAGGCGTTGACCTGGTCCCGCCACTCCTCCGCGCACCGCACCTGCTCGTCCAGGCGGTCGAGCACCCGCGCGTGCAGGGCCGCGTCCACCAGGCCCGTACCGGCCAACCCCCGCCAGTGCGCGCGCATGTGCGCCGCCTCGTCGGCGCCCGCGAAGTGCGTGTCGTAGATGTGCTGGACCACCGTGGCACCCGAGTGCAGCACATGCCCGTACGGCACGTGGTGGAAGAACAGCAGCAGTTCGTCGGGGCACCGCTCCGCCGACTCGTAGACCTCCGACCAGGGCCGCGGGTACTGCCCGGTGTAGCCGGTGCCCGTCGCCCGGGTGCGGTCCACGCCGATGCCGTCGCGGTCGGCGTAGTGGTAGGTGCCCCACGGGGTGTACTCGTAGCCGTCCACGTCAGGGCCGTAGTGGTGCCCGGGGCGCACCATGAAGCCGACGCCGAGCGGCGCGGTGTAGCGCTCGTACGTCCGCCACGAGCCGTCCATCATCGAATGCAGCACCCGGCGCAGCGGCGCCGGGTCGCGGGACAGCAGCGGCACGAAGGTCAGGTCGATCCACTCGTCCAGCAGCGCGACCGGGTCGGCGCGGGGGTCCCAGGCGAGCCGCCCGAAGGCGTAGAGGTTGGCCTGCGCGAGCGGGTGCCCGGTCCAGTACGGGTCGTCGCCGACGTTGGACACCGCGACCAGGCCGCCGCCCGCGGCGGGGCCCGCCGCCAGCGCCGCGACCGTACGCCCGTCGCCGTCCTCGCCCCACGGCCGGAATCCGAGGACCTCGCTCCACATCGGGCCCAGATAGCAGACGTGTCGCTGCTGCCCGGTGTATTCCTGCGTGACCTGCAATTCCACCGCGAGCCTGGTGGCCGGTATCGCCGCGATCACCGGCGAGACCGGCTCGCGGGCCTGGAAGTCCATCGGGCCGTGCTTGACCTGGAGCACCACGTTCGCGGCGAACTCGCCGTCCAGCGGGGCGAAATGGTCGTAGGCCGCGCGCGCCCGGTCCGTCGACCGGTCGCGCCAGTCCTGCGTGTGGTTGTAGACGAAGGCCCGCCAGTGGACCTCGCCGCCGAAGGGCGCGAGCGCCTCGGCGAGCATGTTGGCGCCGTCGGCGTGGCTGCGCCCGTAGGTGAAAGGCCCCGGCTGGCCCTCGGAGTCGGCCTTCACCACGAAACCGCCGAA includes:
- a CDS encoding xylan 1,4-beta-xylosidase; its protein translation is MRIAVPNQPAGQLTDAWRFCVGTGRFDLALRRDYQDSLALVQQDIGFRYIRGHGLLSDGIGIHRPYEHQGERRVRHSFGYVDQVVDAYLDLGIKPFVELGFMPSTLASGDQTVFWWQGNVTPPRDWREWADLVGATVRHLVDRYGLAEVRTWPIEVWNEPNLKDFWAGADQDAYHRLYEVTANAVKDVDAELQVGGPSLAPGYQPEWLTRFADFVAGSSAPIDFVSRHAYTSGPAQQVPFGTHQTLGPASSLLEQFAAPRQQLHGTDLAELPVHITEFNSSYRPDNHIHDTALHAAYLAPVLAAGGDLVDSFSYWTFSDVFEEVGIPTALFHGGFGLLTHRQIKKPTYHLYAFMARLGDTVLARGDDHLVTRHPDGRIAVLAWAPVDVTGGEGVGTHTVRLSVPVGGPGDSAVYAQRSSVAEDAGNAYAAWCEMGRPASPSRRALDALREAAEPARSHHSLPVAGGRADCDLVLGRHEVTLLELTPVHDETPPWWDESRLLGLTPRPAEPV
- a CDS encoding alpha-glucuronidase encodes the protein MDVTTDVHAAWLPSEAFRALGSRRILVQGAGPLAGTVHAEVARACAAYGGRVGREPGDEAGPYDLVLALTGAEPALPEAAQVPAGSAEGPLGDEGFLLARRGGVTVVLADAPAGLLYGLFHVVRLGESAFEGSGAEGGDVPAAAHRPAMRTRMLDHWDNLDVHPVMGHVERGYAGGSIFWRDGGPRGDLPRVRAYARLLAATGINAVSVNNVNVHTAETRLLTERLGDVADLADVFRPYGIRLHLSVNFASPVLLGGLPTADPLDGDVRAWWGEAAARVHEAIPDFGGFVVKADSEGQPGPFTYGRSHADGANMLAEALAPFGGEVHWRAFVYNHTQDWRDRSTDRARAAYDHFAPLDGEFAANVVLQVKHGPMDFQAREPVSPVIAAIPATRLAVELQVTQEYTGQQRHVCYLGPMWSEVLGFRPWGEDGDGRTVAALAAGPAAGGGLVAVSNVGDDPYWTGHPLAQANLYAFGRLAWDPRADPVALLDEWIDLTFVPLLSRDPAPLRRVLHSMMDGSWRTYERYTAPLGVGFMVRPGHHYGPDVDGYEYTPWGTYHYADRDGIGVDRTRATGTGYTGQYPRPWSEVYESAERCPDELLLFFHHVPYGHVLHSGATVVQHIYDTHFAGADEAAHMRAHWRGLAGTGLVDAALHARVLDRLDEQVRCAEEWRDQVNAYFLRKSGVPDAHGRRIP